One genomic window of Vibrio ziniensis includes the following:
- the rsuA gene encoding 16S rRNA pseudouridine(516) synthase RsuA: MRLDKFLCDALGTTRKESTQILKSGEVTVDGEVQKVGSFKVTEQSDVEWQGREIRISGPRYIMLNKPQGFVCSHEDGFNQTAFVLLDEVNMSDLHFAGRLDVDTTGLVLITDDGQWSHRITSPKHKCDKIYRVWLADPIEPNYEEKFATGIELRNERELTLPAQMEVIDEQQVLLTIHEGKYHQVKRMFAALGNKVVGLHRERVGNIILDDTLEPGEYRYLTEEEVASIWK; this comes from the coding sequence ATGCGTTTAGATAAATTTTTGTGTGACGCGCTAGGCACAACGCGTAAAGAGTCGACTCAAATCCTGAAAAGTGGCGAAGTTACTGTTGATGGTGAAGTTCAGAAGGTTGGTTCATTTAAGGTTACTGAACAATCGGACGTTGAGTGGCAAGGGCGTGAAATCAGAATCAGTGGCCCGCGTTATATCATGCTTAACAAGCCGCAGGGTTTTGTTTGCTCGCACGAAGATGGTTTTAATCAAACTGCATTTGTTTTGCTTGATGAAGTGAACATGAGCGATTTGCATTTTGCAGGTCGATTAGACGTTGATACCACAGGTTTAGTGCTTATTACCGATGACGGTCAGTGGTCTCACCGTATCACTTCACCGAAACATAAATGCGACAAAATTTATCGTGTTTGGCTTGCAGACCCTATTGAGCCGAATTACGAAGAAAAATTTGCAACAGGCATTGAACTGCGCAATGAACGTGAGCTAACACTTCCTGCACAAATGGAAGTGATCGATGAACAGCAAGTCCTTCTGACGATTCACGAAGGTAAGTATCACCAAGTGAAACGAATGTTTGCCGCGCTAGGCAACAAAGTTGTCGGTCTTCATCGTGAACGAGTGGGCAATATCATTCTTGATGACACATTAGAGCCAGGTGAATACCGATACCTTACGGAAGAAGAAGTCGCTTCGATTTGGAAGTAA